From a region of the Tachysurus fulvidraco isolate hzauxx_2018 chromosome 5, HZAU_PFXX_2.0, whole genome shotgun sequence genome:
- the cacng1a gene encoding calcium channel, voltage-dependent, gamma subunit 1a, translated as MQKSMKVKITFVIILVGIACMFTAVVSDHWAVLSHQVERVNTTCEAAHFGLWRLCKKNIYIEDPEAVGTGCGPLSLPGEINCSYFRHFTPGENSEIFEVKTQREYNISAAAIAVFSLAFIILGTLCFLGSLRKGKDYLHKPAGMFYAFAGICAIISVEVMRQSVKRMIESEDTIWIEYYYSWSFACACMAFVFLFFSGIALLILSMPQMPKNPWETCMDAEPEQIE; from the exons ATGCAAAAGAGCATGAAGGTGAAGATCACATTTGTAATCATCCTGGTAGGCATAGCGTGCATGTTCACGGCCGTGGTGTCGGATCACTGGGCTGTGTTAAGCCACCAGGTGGAGAGGGTAAACACTACTTGTGAGGCAGCCCATTTCGGATTGTGGAGGCTCTGCAAGAAGAATATTTACATCGAGGATCCGGAGGCCGTGGGGACAGGATGTGGACCGCTCAGCCTGCCGGGAG AGATCAACTGCTCCTACTTCAGACACTTCACTCCTGGAGAAAACTCTGAGATATTTGAGGTTAAAACACAGAGAG AATACAACATCTCAGCAGCAGCCATTGCTGTTTTCAGCCTGGCCTTCATTATTCTGGGAACGCTGTGCTTTCTGGGATCTCTAAGGAAAGGCAAGGACTATCTCCACAAACCTGCTGGAATGTTTTACGCATTTGCTG GTATATGTGCCATCATTTCTGTGGAGGTGATGAGGCAGTCAGTAAAGAGGATGATTGAGAGTGAGGACACCATCTGGATTGAATACTACTACTCCTGGTCCTTCGCTTGCGCCTGCATGGCTTTCGTCTTCCTTTTCTTCAGCGGGATTGCACTTCTTATCCTCTCCATGCCCCAAATGCCTAAGAACCCATGGGAGACCTGCATGGACGCTGAGCCTGAACAGATTGAATGA